The genomic region CCGGTCGTGTGGAAGGATCGGTATCTGGCGTATTCGGAGCCGGCACTTCAATACGGCCTCGTGGTGCTCATCGTCCTGTTGCCGTCGGCGGCGCTGCGATCGGTGAAAGGCGCCCTCCTTATCGGCCTGGTCGTCGTCTGGCTTGTACGGATGCTGGTTGCCAGGGATGCCGCCCTGCGAAGGACGCCACTGGATGCGCCGCTCGCAGCCTACATCGCATGGATCGCCTTCACCCTCATCACGGCCGCTCATGTCATGTACAGCCTGGGAGAGCTGCTGAAGCTCATGGTGAGTGTGCTGGTGTTCTACCTCGTCGTCAATCAGGTGCGGGACAGGCAAGCGGCACGAAGACTCTTTTCTGCGATTGTGCTGACCACGTGTGCGGTCAGCAGCTTCGGCGTCCTCAAGTTTTTCCTTATTCAGCAGGGGAGTCTTGTCGACAGGGCCGTCAGAGCCAATTCGCTGACCCCTGATTACCATTGGTTAAGCACCTATCTGGTTCTGACTATCCCGATTCTCTTGTGTCTGGCTATGGTGCAGCATGATTGGCGGTCCAGACTGTTGTTCCATGCGACGTGCGGGCTGTCATGCATCGCGTTGTTTCTCACCTACACAAGGGGAGCGTGGGTGGCCCTCCTGGCCGAACTGTGCGCATACGGGTGGGCCGCACGAAGGCGGTTATACGTCATCCTGGCCGGGGGAACCATCGCCGCGGGGTTAACGGGCCTGCTGTTGCTTGCGTCACAAAGCGATACCGTTCCTTTCAGCCCGAACGCCGATACGCTGAATCCCTATACGCTGATGACCCGGATCAAGACCTCAGGACTGGCCATCCAGGAGATTTCCAGGCACCCGCTGATGGGGATCGGATATGGCGGGAAGACGATGGTCAAGGTGTATACGGATGCCCCGGAGGTGAAAGAGGCCCCCCATCCCCATAATCTGTTTGTCGAAGTGGCGCTTGGAACCGGGATTCCGGGTCTGATCCTGCTGTTGTGGATCTTTTTTGCCGTGCTCAAGGTTACGTGGGGGGGGGTAGCCAGAGCCGCTGATCCGTTCGGACGGGCGGCGCTGCTCGGTCTGGGAATGGCGGTCGTGGGGATCATCGTCAGCAACCTGTTTGATCATATCTTCGCGGGGGGCATGGCCCATCTGTTCTGGGTGCTGATGGCGTTGGCGGTAGCCATCGATGCCGCTCCAGAGGGGCAGACGGTGGGAATCGAGCCGCCACAGAGAATCCTTGTGATCAAACTCCGGTACCTGGGCGATGTCCTGCTCAGTACGCCCGTTCTCGCCTCGCTCCGGGAGGCATTTCCCAAGGCCGGCCTGTCGATGCTGGTCAATCCGAGTACCGAGGCGATAATCGCCACCAACCCGCATCTGGACGAGGTGTTGATTGCGGAGCGGACACGGTCGCTGATCAGTCAGCTTCGATTCGCCGCTGCGCTGCGCGGGCGGCGCTTTGATCTCGTGGTCGATCTGACTGATGGTGATCGGGCGGCGATCCTGAGTCGTCTCACCGGGGCCGCCGTCAGAATCGGCTTCAATCGGGAAGGCCGCTGGCGCGGGCGCCTCTACACCCATGTCGTACCGATACAGGCGCAGCCGGTGTCGATGATCCGCCAGCATCTGATGGCGCTGGAAACCCTGGCGATTCCGGTGGTGAATGACTCATTGCCTGTGCTCAGAACTCGCGCGTCCGACGATGCCGCGGCCTGCGCGGCGCTCGGCGCCGTCGGTATCGGCCCCGGCGAGCGCTTCGTGGCAGTGCATCCCGGCGCGCGATGGTGGTGGAAAAGCTGGCCTGCCGATCGGTTTGCGAGCCTTATCGATCATATGCAGAAAACGCTCGGAATGAAGGTCGTGCTGCTCGGTTCCGTTCCCGATCGGGAGATTGCGGAGGCGATCCTCGACCAGGTAGAATCCGATTGCCGGTCGCTGGTCGGTCGTCTTACACTTCTGGAGCTGGCCGGAGTGCTCCGACAGGCGACCCTCCTGGTCGGAAACGATAACGGTCCGATGCATATCGCGGCTGCGATGGGTACGCCGGTGATCGGCCTTTTTGGCCCGGCTGATCCGAGAATCTGGGGGCCGGTCGGTCAGGGCCATGCCGTACTCTACAAGGGGATAGACTGCCGGTCCTGCTTCCCTGACGGGTGCCGGCGCGGCGAACAGAACTGTATGCGGTTGATTGCGCTTGACGAAGTCATCTCCGTCGTAGAGCGGATGCTCGAAGAGCCCGGTCTGTACGACAGCGAACCGGCGCTCACGCGGACCGAGGTCGTATGATTGCCGATCGAGGCCGACAGGTGCTGCAAATCGAGGCCGAAGCTATTCTGGCCTTGATCCCGAAACTTGATGCGCGGTTTGACCGGGCCGTGGCGATCCTCCGAGATTGCCGGGGCCGGGTCGTACTGACCGGTATGGGCAAGTCCGGCTCGGTGGCGCAGAAGATCGCCTCGACGTTAGCCAGCACCGGGACCCCTGCGTTCTTTCTTCACCCCGCCGAGGGGGGGCATGGCGACCTGGGAATGCTGGTTCGCGGCGATGTTGTCATTGCGATCTCGAACAGCGGTGAGACAGACGAACTGGTCGGCTTACTCCCCGCGATCAAACGACTTGGTCTCATGCTGATCGCGCTGGTCGGTGATCCCGCTTCCACCCTCGCCAGGCAAAGCGATGTCGCTATCGATGTCGGTGTCGCGAAAGAGGCCTGTCCACTGGCATTGGCGCCTACCGCCAGCACCACCGCCGCCCTGGCTATGGGCGATGCCCTTGCGGTAGCCCTGCTCGAGCAGCGCGGCTTCACTGAGGCCGACTTTGCCCTCCTGCATCCGGCCGGCAGCCTGGGACGGCGACTGCTGTGGCGAGTACAGGACCTCATGCACATCGGCGAGCAGCTTCCCGTCATCGGACAGCATGCGCTCATGCGTGACGCGCTTGTCGAGATCTCGCGAAAGCGGCTCGGGATGACCGCTGTCGTCGATGAGGCGGGGATGTTGACCGGGATCATCAGTGATGGCGACCTTCGACGGGCGCTCCAAAACGGAATCGATCTGCTGCAGCGGCAGGTGAAGGATTGTATGACGGCGCACCCCAAAACCATTAACAGGGACGCGCTTGCGGCTCAGGCGCTCGAGATGATGGAACGGCACGCGATCACCTCGCTGCTCAGTGTCGATCCCGAGGGAAGACCGGAAGGGGTCATCCATCTGCACGATCTCCTACGAGCTGGGGTGGTATGAGAAGGGAGCGCGGGGTAGGGGCGGGTTTGAAGCCCGCCCGTACAGGGTGCAAGGCAAATTCCCCCTCAGTCCAAGAAATTCTTCAGATCCCCCCTTTAACAAAGGGGGGTACGGGGGGATTTGGGATGGGGGGATTTCTGGAAAAAGAGTGGCTGGCCTCAGGTATGCTGCTCGCCTGGACCATTTTCGTCTATTACTCGTATCTGGGGACACCGCTCAGAGGCGACGAAGGGATGTATGCGGCAATCGCGCGGAGGATGGTCCGCACCGGGGACTGGCTGCAGCTTGTCTATGAGGGGCGCCCCTACTTCAATAAACCTCCGTTACATTTCTGGCTGATGGCGCTCTCCCTTGTCGCGTGGGGGCCGACGGAGTTTGCCGTACGATTTCCGTCGGCGACCTTTGGGGCCGGGACAGTGTTCCTGGTGTACGTCAGCGGAAAGCTGCTGTTTGACCGGCGGCTCGGCATGATTGCGGCGTTCATTACGACCTCTACGCTTTCCGCTGTCTGGCACGCCCATCAAGCACGATTCGACGTGGAGCTGGCGTTTTGGATGAATCTGGCATTCTTCACCTTTTATCTGGCGTACCGCGGGGGCGGACGTCGTCTCGGCTATCTCTGTGTCGCTGCCCTGTCAATGGCCGTAGCCACCATGCTCAAAGGTCCCGTGGGCGTCCTCCTGCCTGGCGTCATAGCCTGTGCGTTTGTGGTGATCACGCGGCGATCCAAGGTTCTCGCAGAGATCCCGTACCTGCTGATCGGCCTGGCAATCTTTCTGCTCGTCACCGTACCCTACTATCTGAGCCTGGGTGAAACATTCAACCGACACTTCTTTCTCGAGGAAAATCTCACCCGCGTCTTCCATGCGCCGAACGCGCCGTTTCTCTATCTCGGGATGATCGTGACCGGATTTTTCCCCTGGAGCCTCTTTCTGCCCTGCGCCGGTCTGTATCTCTGGAAGTCGCGTTCCCGTCCTCTCGATGAATCGGACCTGCTGCTCCGCGTCTGGTCCATCGGATTTTTCGTGCTCCTGAGTCTGCCGGCGGGGAAGGCCGAACGATTTCTGGTGTATCTTATCCCGCCCTTTGCCCTGTTAACGGCCAGATATTGGGATGATCTGCTCCGGTATACACGCGCATTGTCGGTCACGGAGGCTCGTCTGCTCAGGATCGCGGCCTGCCTTCTGGGCCTGGTCGGCGTAGTGGGGGCGTTTGTCGGCCCTCAACTCATTCGGTTGCGATTTGTTATCCCCGATGATGTGTGGCCTATCCCCCTCATGCTGCTCCTCGGTATCGGGTGCATGGCTGTTCTGTATGCCGCCTGCCGGTGTCAACCGTCGACGATCTTTTCGAGCGTGATGACGGTTGCCATTGTGATGACCATCGGTCTTGTTCAGTACTTTTATCCTGTGCTTGCCAGATACGAATCCGCCAAGGCGATCGCCCGGCAGGTCCATGCGGTTGTGGGCGACTCCCCGCTGGTGATTTATCATCCTGGCCGGTCGTTGGGCGAGGATATCCTGTATTACCTCGATCGCCCATCGCCGGTGCCGGAACTGCAGACCCCGGATGAGATCTACGCGGCTTTCGAGGCCGCGCGGCCGATCTTCGGTCTCCTGAGTAAAAGCGGCTTCGAAGAGCTTGAACGTCGAGGTCATCTTCCGGTTATGGTTCTCGCGGATCATTCATACCGCCAACGAGACTTTGTCCTGGTGACCAACCGGGCACAGCTCTAAAGGAAAAGATGTCATGTCCATCGACCCTAGACTACAGGAAAAGGCGAAGGCGATACGCCTGCTCATCACGGATGTGGATGGCGTCCTGACCGACGGGCGGATCTTCTACAGCGCCGACGGGGTGGAGAGCGAGGCCTTCTTTGTGCGGGACGGCCTGGGTCTGCGCATGGCCCGTCAGGCGGGGTTGCTGACGGCAATCCTGACGGGGCGTGTGTCTGGGGCTGTTGCTCACCGCGCCAAGGAGCTGGGTATCACGGAGATCCACCATGGGGTTCTGGACAAGCTTCATGTCTACGAGATGCTCCTTCAGCGGTACGGCCTGACCGATGAGACGGCGGCGTATATCGGTGACGATCTGAACGACCTGCCGGTACTCCGTCGGGCCGGCTTCTCTGCGGCGCCGGCCGATGCCGACCCGCAGGTACGAACGACGGTCGCCTTTGTGACGACGCAAGGCGGCGGTCGCGGCGCGGTCCGGGAGGTGATTGATCTGATTCTGAAGGCCCAAGGCCGGTTGGAGCCGTTCGTTGAAGGACGATGGCCGGGTTCTGAGGAGGAGCGGCCGGGTGGCGGCTTTTTCTTGACAAGCAACAGGGGTATGTTACAGTGACCGGACTGAGACGGGGTCGCGCCGTTTGCGGCTCGTCGTCGGAGCAATAGCGTAGATTGATTGAAGGGGAGGAGGACCGATTCATGCCCAAGATGTATCTGTTTACGTCGGAATCGGTGACGGAAGGTCACCCCGACAAAATTGCCGACCAGATCTCTGATGCAGTGCTTGACGCCATCTT from Candidatus Methylomirabilis lanthanidiphila harbors:
- the arnT_2 gene encoding Undecaprenyl phosphate-alpha-4-amino-4-deoxy-L-arabinose arabinosyl transferase, coding for MRRERGVGAGLKPARTGCKANSPSVQEILQIPPLTKGGTGGFGMGGFLEKEWLASGMLLAWTIFVYYSYLGTPLRGDEGMYAAIARRMVRTGDWLQLVYEGRPYFNKPPLHFWLMALSLVAWGPTEFAVRFPSATFGAGTVFLVYVSGKLLFDRRLGMIAAFITTSTLSAVWHAHQARFDVELAFWMNLAFFTFYLAYRGGGRRLGYLCVAALSMAVATMLKGPVGVLLPGVIACAFVVITRRSKVLAEIPYLLIGLAIFLLVTVPYYLSLGETFNRHFFLEENLTRVFHAPNAPFLYLGMIVTGFFPWSLFLPCAGLYLWKSRSRPLDESDLLLRVWSIGFFVLLSLPAGKAERFLVYLIPPFALLTARYWDDLLRYTRALSVTEARLLRIAACLLGLVGVVGAFVGPQLIRLRFVIPDDVWPIPLMLLLGIGCMAVLYAACRCQPSTIFSSVMTVAIVMTIGLVQYFYPVLARYESAKAIARQVHAVVGDSPLVIYHPGRSLGEDILYYLDRPSPVPELQTPDEIYAAFEAARPIFGLLSKSGFEELERRGHLPVMVLADHSYRQRDFVLVTNRAQL
- a CDS encoding 3-deoxy-D-manno-octulosonate 8-phosphate phosphatase gives rise to the protein MSIDPRLQEKAKAIRLLITDVDGVLTDGRIFYSADGVESEAFFVRDGLGLRMARQAGLLTAILTGRVSGAVAHRAKELGITEIHHGVLDKLHVYEMLLQRYGLTDETAAYIGDDLNDLPVLRRAGFSAAPADADPQVRTTVAFVTTQGGGRGAVREVIDLILKAQGRLEPFVEGRWPGSEEERPGGGFFLTSNRGMLQ
- a CDS encoding membrane protein; translation: MRQALGGQPVVWKDRYLAYSEPALQYGLVVLIVLLPSAALRSVKGALLIGLVVVWLVRMLVARDAALRRTPLDAPLAAYIAWIAFTLITAAHVMYSLGELLKLMVSVLVFYLVVNQVRDRQAARRLFSAIVLTTCAVSSFGVLKFFLIQQGSLVDRAVRANSLTPDYHWLSTYLVLTIPILLCLAMVQHDWRSRLLFHATCGLSCIALFLTYTRGAWVALLAELCAYGWAARRRLYVILAGGTIAAGLTGLLLLASQSDTVPFSPNADTLNPYTLMTRIKTSGLAIQEISRHPLMGIGYGGKTMVKVYTDAPEVKEAPHPHNLFVEVALGTGIPGLILLLWIFFAVLKVTWGGVARAADPFGRAALLGLGMAVVGIIVSNLFDHIFAGGMAHLFWVLMALAVAIDAAPEGQTVGIEPPQRILVIKLRYLGDVLLSTPVLASLREAFPKAGLSMLVNPSTEAIIATNPHLDEVLIAERTRSLISQLRFAAALRGRRFDLVVDLTDGDRAAILSRLTGAAVRIGFNREGRWRGRLYTHVVPIQAQPVSMIRQHLMALETLAIPVVNDSLPVLRTRASDDAAACAALGAVGIGPGERFVAVHPGARWWWKSWPADRFASLIDHMQKTLGMKVVLLGSVPDREIAEAILDQVESDCRSLVGRLTLLELAGVLRQATLLVGNDNGPMHIAAAMGTPVIGLFGPADPRIWGPVGQGHAVLYKGIDCRSCFPDGCRRGEQNCMRLIALDEVISVVERMLEEPGLYDSEPALTRTEVV
- a CDS encoding D-arabinose 5-phosphate isomerase; translated protein: MIADRGRQVLQIEAEAILALIPKLDARFDRAVAILRDCRGRVVLTGMGKSGSVAQKIASTLASTGTPAFFLHPAEGGHGDLGMLVRGDVVIAISNSGETDELVGLLPAIKRLGLMLIALVGDPASTLARQSDVAIDVGVAKEACPLALAPTASTTAALAMGDALAVALLEQRGFTEADFALLHPAGSLGRRLLWRVQDLMHIGEQLPVIGQHALMRDALVEISRKRLGMTAVVDEAGMLTGIISDGDLRRALQNGIDLLQRQVKDCMTAHPKTINRDALAAQALEMMERHAITSLLSVDPEGRPEGVIHLHDLLRAGVV